A genomic window from Candidatus Thiocaldithrix dubininis includes:
- a CDS encoding YciI family protein, with the protein MLYVIIGQDVDNSLGARLAARPAHVERLQLLREQGRLVIAGPNPAIDSNDPGEAGFTGSVIIAEFDSLAAAQAWANADPYLAAGVYQQVTVKPFKQVLP; encoded by the coding sequence ATGTTATATGTCATTATCGGTCAAGATGTAGACAACAGTTTAGGGGCACGGCTGGCAGCTAGACCAGCGCATGTGGAACGTTTACAACTTTTACGAGAGCAAGGACGCTTAGTGATTGCTGGACCAAATCCCGCCATCGACTCGAATGATCCCGGTGAAGCCGGTTTTACGGGCAGTGTAATTATTGCCGAATTCGATTCGCTAGCGGCAGCACAAGCATGGGCTAATGCAGATCCTTATCTAGCCGCAGGCGTTTACCAACAAGTCACCGTTAAACCTTTTAAGCAAGTTTTACCTTAA
- a CDS encoding septation protein A — MKFLFDFFPVALFFAAYKLFASVPPALIQAANQLPLIQLDQSQPKDAILFATLVIILATLLQNVLYYVKYKRFERMHLITLGILLVFGTLTLLLKDPMFIKWKVSIINWAFAIAFIASQFVGSRKTIAERMMSNAIQVPKAIWQKVNTMWAGFFAAIGVLNLIIAYNFSEDFWVDFKMFGVFGLTFIFIILQVFYLQKYAVESKP; from the coding sequence ATGAAGTTTCTGTTTGACTTTTTCCCGGTCGCGCTGTTCTTTGCTGCTTATAAGCTGTTTGCCAGCGTACCGCCTGCGTTAATTCAAGCCGCCAATCAATTGCCACTGATTCAATTGGATCAATCTCAACCGAAAGATGCCATCTTATTTGCAACGTTGGTGATTATTTTAGCGACCCTACTTCAGAACGTGCTGTATTACGTAAAATATAAGCGTTTTGAACGGATGCACTTAATCACCCTAGGTATCTTACTTGTATTTGGCACGCTAACCCTATTGCTCAAAGACCCGATGTTTATCAAATGGAAGGTCAGTATTATTAACTGGGCGTTTGCTATTGCCTTTATAGCTAGTCAATTTGTGGGTAGTCGTAAAACGATTGCTGAACGTATGATGTCTAATGCCATTCAAGTACCTAAAGCGATTTGGCAGAAAGTAAATACAATGTGGGCTGGATTTTTCGCCGCAATCGGTGTATTAAATCTAATTATTGCCTATAATTTTAGTGAAGATTTTTGGGTTGATTTCAAAATGTTTGGGGTCTTTGGATTAACCTTTATATTCATCATCTTGCAAGTGTTTTACCTGCAAAAATACGCTGTTGAATCTAAGCCATAA
- a CDS encoding L-threonylcarbamoyladenylate synthase produces MSQYFQIHPENPQIRLIRQAIQIIRTGGVVVFPTDSSYAIGCQLDDKAAMERIQRIRKLDSKHNFTLMCRDLSEIANYALVDNINYRLIKSLTPGPYTFILKATKEVPRRLLNPKRKTIGVRIPDHAITLALLEELNEPLMSSTLILPGDEFPMTDPYQIRVYLEHQVDLIVDGGFSGHEPTTVVDLMDEHPVVLREGKGSIDWLVQH; encoded by the coding sequence ATGAGTCAGTATTTTCAAATCCACCCAGAGAATCCACAAATTCGCCTGATACGCCAAGCGATTCAGATTATACGTACCGGCGGGGTGGTGGTATTTCCCACCGATTCTAGCTACGCGATTGGTTGCCAATTAGATGATAAAGCGGCTATGGAGCGCATTCAGCGCATTCGTAAATTAGATAGCAAACATAATTTTACGTTGATGTGCCGTGATCTTTCAGAAATTGCAAATTATGCCTTAGTGGATAATATCAATTATCGACTGATCAAATCGCTAACTCCCGGCCCTTACACCTTTATTTTAAAAGCCACTAAGGAAGTGCCACGCCGCTTGCTCAATCCTAAGCGTAAAACCATCGGGGTACGGATTCCCGATCATGCGATTACCTTAGCTTTATTAGAAGAGTTAAACGAGCCGCTGATGTCCAGCACCTTAATTCTGCCGGGCGATGAGTTTCCAATGACCGACCCGTATCAAATTCGGGTTTATTTGGAACATCAAGTTGATCTGATTGTTGATGGTGGCTTCTCAGGACATGAACCTACAACTGTCGTCGATTTAATGGATGAACATCCAGTGGTATTGCGTGAAGGTAAGGGCAGTATTGATTGGTTAGTGCAACATTGA
- a CDS encoding tryptophan--tRNA ligase produces the protein MSTTPTQKLRILSGMRPTGLLHLGHYHGVIKNWVEMQNQYDCFFFVADWHALTTHYETPDNISQHVEDLAIDWLAAGLDPEKATIFVQSQVPQHAELNLALSMITPLGWLERVPTYKDQQEKLKERDLATYGFLGYPLLQSADILLYKADLVPVGEDQVAHIELTREVARRFNHLYGREANHEANLEQSLAKMSKKHAKSFKDLRRQYQEQGNAEALVWGRNLLAEQHNLSAEDRERLLGYLDGTGKVILPEPQAALTKASKMPGLDGQKMSKSYNNTIALRDSAETVDKKIRTMPTDTNRVRRTDPGEPSRCPVWQLHEIYSDEATKEWVQQGCRSAGIGCIECKQPIIKAVQAELAPMQARAAELEADRNKVREILAAGAEKARVVAKQTMHDVMSAMRFTHYQ, from the coding sequence GTGAGTACGACGCCAACACAGAAATTGCGTATTCTTTCTGGAATGCGCCCTACCGGTTTATTGCATCTGGGGCATTACCACGGTGTTATTAAAAATTGGGTGGAGATGCAGAATCAATATGACTGCTTTTTCTTTGTGGCAGATTGGCACGCATTAACCACGCATTACGAAACGCCGGATAATATTTCGCAGCATGTGGAAGATTTAGCGATTGATTGGCTAGCCGCTGGGCTTGATCCTGAAAAAGCTACGATTTTCGTGCAATCGCAAGTGCCACAACACGCGGAATTAAACTTAGCGTTATCTATGATTACGCCCTTAGGTTGGTTGGAGCGTGTTCCCACCTATAAAGATCAACAGGAAAAGTTGAAAGAACGGGATTTAGCAACGTATGGCTTTTTAGGTTATCCCCTGTTGCAATCAGCGGATATTCTGCTTTATAAGGCGGATTTAGTGCCGGTGGGTGAAGATCAAGTGGCGCATATTGAATTGACCCGTGAAGTCGCACGCCGCTTTAACCATTTATACGGGCGTGAAGCCAATCACGAAGCCAATTTAGAACAAAGCTTGGCAAAAATGAGCAAAAAGCACGCAAAATCTTTTAAAGATTTACGTCGCCAATACCAAGAGCAAGGCAATGCGGAGGCTTTAGTCTGGGGACGTAATTTGTTGGCAGAACAACATAATTTGTCGGCAGAGGATCGTGAGCGTTTATTGGGTTATTTGGACGGTACAGGTAAGGTAATTTTACCCGAACCCCAAGCGGCTTTAACCAAAGCGTCCAAAATGCCGGGCTTAGATGGGCAGAAAATGTCGAAGTCGTATAACAATACGATTGCCTTGCGGGATTCTGCGGAAACGGTAGATAAGAAAATCCGCACGATGCCAACTGATACCAATCGAGTGCGCCGTACTGATCCGGGTGAACCTAGCCGTTGTCCAGTTTGGCAGTTGCATGAAATTTATTCAGATGAGGCGACGAAAGAATGGGTACAACAAGGCTGTCGTAGCGCTGGTATTGGCTGTATTGAATGCAAGCAACCGATTATTAAAGCAGTACAAGCGGAATTAGCACCCATGCAAGCGCGCGCGGCTGAATTAGAAGCTGATCGTAATAAAGTACGTGAGATTTTAGCCGCAGGTGCGGAAAAAGCGCGAGTGGTGGCCAAGCAAACCATGCACGATGTGATGAGCGCTATGCGCTTTACGCATTATCAATAA